The following proteins come from a genomic window of Miscanthus floridulus cultivar M001 chromosome 2, ASM1932011v1, whole genome shotgun sequence:
- the LOC136539348 gene encoding uncharacterized protein — protein sequence MAGQEEKVEHKGGAVAGRRQGSSENNDAKNDGAPEAAACAPKAAAALPMPRHRRSKSASSDRNAEACKHGPSHGAVEQCFGQAQLAMVTPCSSKNQNPPDARKSFAIPPAECSVHQGPRDQRPNASPNHRVSLENDVRQLQLHLHQERSIRVMLDRAIGRASSTLSPGHRHFPAQTKELIAEIELLEEEIANREQHVLTLYRSIFDQCMSGPSSGQSSGISSPAHTKSITARTRRQPSIISSAFCSSKKLPLQPFHIMESLSESGRTKNMLKAKVKHQSFSSEALDIHPTSFPPDPKKLPYSGSGSLARTLKDHLYQCPSKISEEMVRCMASIYYRLRTEAPEKPEKARSPFLSRSSTNVILPRRVNGEENSTSNNKYTVEIASISVDKNQMPDVSYAITHYRLLVEQLERVDLSMSENSVKLAFWINVYNSLIMHAYLAYGIPNSSLKRMALFHKAAYNIGGHAITANSIEHALLCFRSPRIGRWFESILSTAMRKKCPDEKQLVQLKFGLQDCQPLALFALCTGASSDPMLRVYTAKNVMEELERAKREFLQATVVVRKSKKKVFLPRLVERYAREACVGPDDVLPWAQREGSVSVSVTADDRQQQVAVQRRRKAVQAVEWLPYTARFRYAFARSMVDKPHC from the exons ATGGCGGGTCAGGAAGAAAAGGTGGAGCACAAGGGAGGGGCGGTTGCCGGACGGCGGCAAGGATCGAGCGAGAACAACGACGCCAAGAACGACGGCGCACCCGAGGCGGCGGCGTGTGCGCCCAAGGCGGCTGCTGCCTTGCCGATGCCGCGCCACCGGCGGTCCAAGAG TGCATCTTCCGACAGGAATGCGGAGGCATGCAAGCATGGACCGTCGCATGGCGCCGTGGAGCAATGCTTCGGCCAAGCGCAGCTTGCCATGGTCACTCCCTGCTCGTCCAAG AATCAGAACCCGCCGGACGCGAGGAAGTCTTTCGCGATTCCTCCGGCGGAATGCTCAGTTCACCAGGGGCCGCGAGATCAAAGGCCGAACGCGTCGCCAAACCACCGCGTCTCCCTGGAGAATGAT GTTAGGCAGCTGCAGCTGCATTTGCATCAGGAGAGGTCTATCCGGGTCATGCTTGATCGGGCCATTGGCCGGGCATCCAGTACATTGTCTCCTGGACATAGGCATTTCCCAGCCCAG ACAAAGGAACTGATAGCAGAGATTGAATTGCTCGAAGAGGAAATCGCCAACCGTGAGCAGCACGTTCTTACTCTCTACAGAAGCATCTTCGATCAGTGCATGTCTGGGCCATCGTCTGGCCAGAGTTCGGGTATTTCATCCCCTGCGCACACCAAAAGTATCACTGCTAGGACAAGAAGGCAGCCAAGCATAATATCAAGTGCATTTTGCTCATCCAAGAAGCTCCCACTTCAGCCCTTCCACATCATGGAGTCACTCTCTGAATCAGGAAGAACCAAGAATATGCTCAAGGCTAAGGTCAAGCACCAATCTTTTTCAAGTGAAGCATTGGATATTCATCCTACTTCCTTCCCACCGGATCCAAAAAAG CTACCTTATTCTGGGAGTGGCTCTCTTGCTCGCACTCTGAAAGATCACCTTTATCAATGCCCAAGCAAAATATCTGAAGAAATGGTTAGATGCATGGCATCCATATATTATCGTCTGCGCACCGAGGCACCAGAAAAGCCTGAAAAGGCCCGTTCACCATTCTTGTCAAGATCATCAACAAATGTCATACTTCCTCGGAGGGTGAACGGAGAGGAGAATAGCACATCAAACAACAAATATACAGTGGAAATAGCTTCCATATCAGTTGACAAGAATCAGATGCCAGATGTCTCTTATGCGATTACCCACTACag ATTGCTTGTGGAACAACTTGAAAGAGTTGATCTGAGCATGTCGGAGAACAGTGTTAAGTTGGCCTTCTGGATTAATGTGTACAATTCTCTTATCATGCAT GCGTATCTGGCATATGGGATTCCAAACAGCTCTCTGAAAAGAATGGCACTGTTTCACAAG GCTGCCTACAATATTGGAGGACATGCCATTACCGCCAATTCCATTGAACACGCCTTGTTGTGCTTCAGATCTCCACGGATCGGTCGT TGGTTCGAGTCCATTCTCTCGACGGCTATGCGGAAGAAATGCCCTGACGAGAAGCAGCTGGTCCAGCTCAAGTTCGGCCTGCAGGACTGCCAGCCTCTGGCCCTTTTCGCCCTGTGCACCGGTGCTTCGTCTGACCCCATG CTGCGGGTGTACACGGCGAAGAACGTGATGGAGGAGCTGGAGCGTGCCAAGCGAGAGTTTCTGCAGGCGACGGTGGTGGTGCGCAAGtccaagaagaaggtgttcctGCCGCGCCTGGTCGAGCGGTACGCAAGGGAAGCGTGCGTGGGCCCCGACGACGTCCTCCCGTGGGCGCAGCGGGAGGGGAGCGTCAGCGTTAGCGTCACCGCCGACGACCGGCAACAGCAGGTTGCCGTTCAGCGCCGGCGCAAGGCCGTGCAGGCCGTCGAGTGGCTGCCGTACACCGCCAGATTCCGCTATGCCTTCGCCAGGAGCATGGTCGACAAGCCACACTGCTAG